A stretch of Cupriavidus necator DNA encodes these proteins:
- a CDS encoding DUF2957 domain-containing protein encodes MTMSMLRRSTLVLTGVSLAAALAGCGGGGGDEEAPRAGTQAPQCADTGTCPAQGPVTIGGPPGSLCPAALDYSTTFTGGSGAGELVKLRFDTAARTYQLEIIESPVPKQPGSVSPTRAGVTFTGTFANLTSLPTAEQNRCAVALQTATASDGTSQANIDSARPPVIFLGNGVAGGGIPGATISYPGVLGLGAIPATTFPFYPVLAFAQTETDFTRVAGSYNLLGYHQVPSGGSLTSSSHFTPATAQTTETLNADGSCTAAAGSCLSTGNSWKLRSADGAFESSNADGSRRYPSFQSAAITSNNASRAKGLMVVGKLNGALVPLLVRTGYAQISLLPLTVNVDDESGLALMAPAKALASGQLDGGYIGSGSDFVYTASLVKGTRVELLDPMTMNQTGAFQLDFTQNAPGMIATTDNSGTTGALIASGRVFSHLSGTGSASPTFRVGVLAAP; translated from the coding sequence ATGACCATGTCGATGCTTCGACGCAGCACTTTGGTTTTGACAGGGGTGAGCCTTGCCGCGGCGCTGGCCGGCTGCGGTGGCGGCGGCGGCGATGAAGAGGCGCCGCGCGCCGGCACGCAGGCACCGCAATGCGCTGACACGGGCACGTGCCCCGCGCAGGGGCCGGTCACCATCGGCGGCCCGCCGGGGTCGTTGTGCCCGGCGGCACTGGACTACAGCACCACCTTCACCGGCGGCTCCGGCGCGGGCGAACTGGTGAAGCTGCGCTTCGACACCGCGGCCCGCACCTACCAGCTGGAGATCATCGAGTCGCCGGTGCCCAAGCAACCCGGCAGCGTCAGCCCGACGCGCGCGGGCGTGACTTTCACCGGCACCTTCGCCAACCTGACCTCGCTGCCGACCGCCGAGCAGAACCGCTGCGCAGTCGCGCTGCAGACGGCCACCGCATCCGACGGCACCTCGCAGGCCAATATCGACAGCGCCAGGCCGCCGGTGATCTTCCTGGGCAATGGCGTTGCCGGCGGCGGCATCCCCGGTGCCACCATCTCCTATCCGGGCGTGCTCGGGCTGGGTGCGATCCCGGCCACCACGTTCCCGTTCTACCCGGTGCTGGCATTCGCACAGACCGAGACCGACTTCACCAGGGTGGCCGGCAGCTACAACCTGCTGGGCTACCACCAGGTGCCGTCCGGCGGCTCGCTGACTTCGTCGAGCCACTTCACGCCCGCGACCGCGCAGACCACCGAGACGCTGAACGCCGACGGCAGCTGCACGGCCGCGGCCGGCAGCTGCCTCAGCACCGGCAACAGCTGGAAGCTGCGCAGCGCCGATGGCGCCTTCGAAAGCAGCAATGCCGATGGCAGCCGCCGTTACCCGTCGTTCCAGAGTGCGGCCATCACCAGCAACAACGCCAGCCGCGCCAAGGGGCTGATGGTGGTGGGCAAGCTCAACGGCGCACTGGTGCCGCTGCTGGTGCGCACCGGCTACGCGCAGATCTCGCTGCTGCCACTGACGGTCAATGTCGACGACGAATCGGGCCTGGCACTGATGGCGCCGGCGAAGGCACTGGCCAGCGGCCAGCTTGACGGCGGCTATATCGGCTCGGGCAGCGACTTTGTCTACACCGCCTCGCTGGTCAAGGGCACGCGCGTGGAGCTGCTGGACCCGATGACGATGAACCAGACCGGTGCCTTCCAGCTCGACTTCACGCAGAACGCGCCGGGAATGATCGCCACCACCGACAACAGCGGCACCACCGGTGCGCTGATTGCCAGCGGGCGCGTGTTCAGCCACCTGTCCGGCACCGGCAGCGCCAGCCCGACCTTCCGCGTCGGCGTGCTGGCAGCACCCTGA
- a CDS encoding DUF2957 domain-containing protein: protein MQPLRLILPRASRPSTVPARALAVAATAMLAACGGGGGDDAPSTPAAVQTRLCPAALDYSTTFTGGTGSGELVKVQIDTTKKTWQVTFVDSSVPRQTGTVQPTRSDPTNGQNVMRGTLKAETGLPTEKLNQCAFELSGASLDPNRPAKLFVGEGVVGGTIPGARIQFNGVLGAGAVPDTTFPYFQFIGFAQTETDLSKIAGQYNGTGFHEVPSKQFQLVAQDYRMALAADGSFTVCDNATNTCERKGNNFVPQASGALLSTNYKAESQPPTLGGTLGKAYLIVGKLRGQLVPVMIRVGYANDSLANGPLGADDEIGIGMMAPAVALTEGTVNGEYVGVDSNFNYRVTALVGAAATMMDPFRPHDASLAIPYRLDFSQQVPGVVRTSRRDAPAGSAPTGKLMFTGGVFGFLEQRDSGPYFTVGAFVQ, encoded by the coding sequence ATGCAACCCCTTCGACTGATCCTGCCGCGGGCCTCGCGCCCATCCACGGTGCCGGCGCGTGCGCTGGCCGTGGCCGCCACCGCCATGCTCGCCGCCTGCGGTGGCGGCGGCGGCGACGACGCGCCGTCCACGCCGGCCGCGGTGCAGACGCGGCTGTGCCCGGCAGCGCTCGACTACTCCACCACCTTTACCGGCGGCACCGGCTCCGGCGAGCTGGTGAAGGTGCAGATCGACACCACCAAAAAGACCTGGCAGGTGACCTTCGTGGACTCGTCGGTGCCGCGCCAGACCGGCACCGTGCAGCCCACGCGCAGCGATCCCACCAACGGGCAGAACGTGATGCGCGGCACGCTGAAGGCGGAGACGGGGTTGCCGACCGAGAAGCTCAACCAGTGCGCGTTCGAGCTGAGCGGCGCCAGCCTCGATCCGAACCGTCCGGCCAAGCTCTTCGTCGGCGAAGGCGTGGTGGGCGGCACCATCCCGGGCGCGCGCATCCAGTTCAACGGCGTGCTGGGCGCCGGCGCGGTGCCGGACACCACCTTCCCGTATTTCCAGTTCATCGGCTTCGCGCAGACCGAGACCGACCTGTCGAAGATTGCCGGCCAGTACAACGGCACGGGCTTCCACGAGGTGCCGTCCAAGCAGTTCCAGCTGGTGGCGCAGGACTACCGCATGGCGCTGGCTGCCGATGGTTCCTTCACCGTCTGCGACAACGCCACCAACACGTGCGAGCGCAAGGGCAACAACTTCGTGCCGCAGGCGAGCGGCGCGCTGCTGTCGACCAACTACAAGGCCGAGAGCCAGCCGCCCACGCTGGGCGGCACGCTGGGCAAGGCCTACCTGATCGTGGGCAAGCTGCGCGGCCAGCTGGTGCCGGTCATGATCCGCGTGGGCTATGCCAATGACTCGCTCGCCAACGGCCCGCTTGGTGCCGACGACGAGATCGGCATCGGCATGATGGCGCCGGCGGTAGCGCTTACTGAAGGCACGGTCAACGGCGAATACGTCGGCGTGGACAGCAACTTCAACTACCGCGTGACGGCACTGGTCGGCGCCGCGGCCACCATGATGGATCCGTTCCGGCCGCATGATGCCTCGCTCGCCATCCCGTACCGGCTGGATTTCTCGCAGCAGGTGCCGGGCGTGGTCCGCACGTCGCGGCGCGATGCGCCTGCAGGCTCGGCGCCGACCGGCAAGCTGATGTTCACCGGCGGCGTGTTCGGCTTCCTGGAACAGCGCGACAGCGGCCCGTACTTCACCGTCGGCGCATTCGTGCAGTAA
- a CDS encoding OmpW/AlkL family protein has translation MKTIRLTLTLMLAALASFALPAHAQKKGDNVVSAGWFHIQTHGQSAPLTTTLLDVPINYPLGLPSSFTAPGSSISSSNANTLGLTFSHFVSDHIAITAVGGIPPEFKLYGHGELIPPGPAGALGRQSLGDPSLNPIVTKARQWSPAAMVQYHFLDPGTRFRPFLGLGVSYNFFTNIEVNPAFASSVNNNLGAILAAGAGIPGPTSVSADASSSWAPVFNIGGTYNFDEHWGLTAAVTYIPLKTTSTMTIKAADGTVLSTSKTKLEPNPLVFFLAASYKF, from the coding sequence ATGAAAACCATACGCCTCACGCTCACACTGATGCTGGCCGCGCTGGCCAGCTTCGCCCTGCCTGCCCACGCCCAGAAGAAGGGCGACAACGTGGTATCCGCGGGCTGGTTCCATATCCAGACCCACGGCCAGAGCGCTCCGCTGACTACCACCTTGCTCGACGTGCCGATCAACTACCCGCTCGGGCTGCCGTCCAGCTTCACCGCACCGGGCAGCAGCATCTCGTCATCCAACGCCAATACGCTGGGGCTGACCTTCAGCCACTTCGTCTCCGACCATATCGCGATCACCGCGGTGGGCGGCATCCCGCCGGAGTTCAAGCTCTACGGCCACGGCGAACTGATCCCGCCCGGCCCGGCCGGAGCGCTCGGGCGCCAGAGCCTGGGCGATCCGTCGCTGAACCCCATCGTCACCAAGGCACGCCAGTGGAGCCCGGCGGCGATGGTGCAGTACCACTTCCTGGATCCGGGCACGCGCTTCCGCCCGTTCCTGGGGTTGGGGGTGTCGTACAACTTTTTTACCAACATCGAGGTCAATCCGGCGTTTGCGAGCTCGGTCAACAACAACCTCGGCGCGATCCTGGCGGCGGGGGCGGGCATCCCAGGTCCGACTTCGGTGAGTGCGGATGCGTCGTCGTCATGGGCGCCCGTGTTCAATATCGGCGGCACCTACAACTTCGACGAGCATTGGGGGCTGACGGCGGCGGTGACTTATATCCCGCTGAAGACGACGTCGACGATGACGATCAAGGCGGCCGACGGGACCGTGCTGTCGACCTCGAAGACCAAGCTGGAGCCGAATCCGCTGGTGTTCTTCCTGGCGGCTTCGTACAAGTTCTGA
- a CDS encoding efflux transporter outer membrane subunit, with product MTKTLTTLLLVAGVLTGCTLAPHYDRPAPPVADSFPVAPEGYATAEAKSGETRRAVDIGWREFFRDPRLQSLIATSLDNNRDLRTAALRIEEARALYQVQRADLLPTVNANAAYTRASTNAAGTSTVLGQPGVTQVYQANLGISSYELDFFGRVRSLSNAALAQYFSTEEAHRSAYISLVSEVAKAYLSERSFAEQYEIARDTLKARESTYGLAKQRFDVGATSALDLRDNESLVAQARVAAAQLARQRAQAQNALEVLVGKPIGSIGNLPEPMRLSDERIISDIPAGLPSDLLEQRPDIRQAEQQLLSANANIGAARAAFFPRITLTTSVGTISPTFSNLFDAGTKAWSFAPQLTLPIFDYGRNKSNLDLANVRKNIQIANYEKTIQTAFAEVADALVARGTLEDQVSGQEEVRNAEAARYELARLRFRSGVASYLDELDAQRQLFTAEQALIQARQLRLNNAIDLYRSLGGGLQENSPVAQQATPAQPGTVTQ from the coding sequence ATGACCAAGACTCTGACCACACTGCTGCTGGTGGCCGGCGTTCTGACGGGGTGCACGCTCGCGCCCCACTATGACCGCCCTGCCCCGCCGGTGGCAGACAGCTTCCCGGTGGCGCCCGAGGGCTACGCCACCGCCGAGGCGAAGAGCGGCGAGACCCGCCGCGCTGTCGACATCGGCTGGCGCGAGTTCTTCCGCGACCCGCGCCTGCAGTCGCTGATCGCGACCTCGCTGGACAACAACCGCGACCTGCGCACCGCCGCGCTGCGCATCGAAGAAGCGCGCGCGCTGTACCAGGTGCAGCGCGCCGACCTGCTGCCCACGGTGAACGCGAACGCTGCTTACACCCGTGCCAGCACCAACGCCGCCGGGACCTCGACCGTGCTCGGCCAGCCCGGGGTGACGCAGGTCTACCAGGCCAACCTGGGCATCTCGTCCTACGAGCTCGACTTCTTCGGCCGCGTGCGCAGCCTGTCGAACGCGGCGCTGGCGCAGTACTTCTCCACCGAAGAGGCGCATCGTTCGGCGTATATCTCGCTGGTGTCGGAAGTGGCCAAGGCCTATCTGTCCGAGCGTTCCTTCGCCGAGCAGTACGAAATTGCGCGGGACACGCTCAAGGCGCGCGAGAGCACCTATGGGCTCGCCAAGCAGCGCTTCGACGTCGGCGCCACATCCGCGCTGGACCTGCGCGACAACGAGTCGCTGGTGGCCCAGGCGCGTGTCGCCGCCGCGCAGCTAGCACGCCAGCGCGCGCAGGCGCAGAACGCGCTTGAAGTGCTGGTGGGCAAGCCCATCGGCAGCATCGGGAACCTGCCTGAGCCGATGCGGCTGTCGGACGAACGCATCATCAGCGATATCCCCGCGGGCTTGCCGTCGGACCTGCTGGAGCAACGCCCGGACATCCGCCAGGCCGAACAGCAGTTGCTGTCGGCCAACGCGAATATCGGCGCGGCACGCGCGGCGTTCTTCCCGCGCATCACGCTGACCACCAGCGTTGGCACCATCAGCCCGACGTTCTCGAACCTGTTCGATGCCGGCACCAAGGCGTGGTCGTTCGCGCCGCAACTGACGCTGCCGATCTTCGACTATGGCCGCAACAAGTCCAACCTGGACCTGGCCAACGTGCGCAAGAACATCCAGATCGCCAACTACGAGAAGACCATCCAGACGGCCTTCGCGGAAGTGGCGGATGCGCTGGTAGCACGCGGCACGCTGGAAGACCAGGTCTCCGGCCAGGAAGAGGTGCGCAACGCCGAAGCCGCGCGCTACGAGCTGGCGCGCCTGCGGTTCCGCAGCGGCGTGGCCAGCTACCTGGACGAACTCGATGCGCAGCGCCAGCTGTTCACCGCCGAGCAGGCGCTGATCCAGGCGCGGCAGCTGCGGCTGAACAACGCGATCGACCTGTACCGGTCGCTGGGCGGTGGCTTGCAGGAGAACAGTCCGGTGGCGCAGCAGGCGACGCCTGCGCAACCGGGGACGGTGACGCAGTAA